TTACCAAAGAGAAAATTCTgtaattagattttttttgcagctgaaatttcttaaataaatatatcgagcatgtttttgttcatttttgtcgCAATTATGAAACCTTcagtgtatatttatttttcctttaataaGCTATTCCACGGAttccgcaaaaaaaaaaaaaaaaatcaaaataagttcAAAGTAAAAAGTTTTTCAATAGCTAtccagaagaaagaaattacgttaacaaaattaataatctACAATAAGTTCATGACATCTATATGTAACAGTGTTGATTACTTtgttaaacattaaaacaaaaatgtagattcaagagtgacagTTTTCCATTATATGTAAACGTGATTTTTCTTACATGATTTTGTTTATAGTGGACTtcgagatgtgtttgtgtgagagagagagaggatatgCTTTTGTAGCTAATCTTGTAGAAAAAACATGGCACTACATACATTTCGGTACAACTCATAAGCTTGCATTTGTTATAAAGTCACAAACACTGAAGAAAGTAACATAATtaactacttttatttttctgtcactcaGGTTTCTACTTTCCACGTCGACTGCAAGAGTTTCGATTTTCTGCCAActggaaaagaagagaagaaagaagccaGACACACACTTCAGGAGCGGTGGCGGAGAAAGAACATCGTGCCCGCACAAACATAATGTGAAACGCACAtacagtaagaaaaaaacaaaacaacaaaaaacacagtaagtaaaagaagtaaaagaaaatcttattCTGTTTGCGTGCGCGCTTCGCCATTTATTAATCAATGAACATGAAAGAAGATTTCTTTGAACAAATATGGAACGCAAAATTAAATATCTGGAGGAAAGTATAGATCACACAAGGCTAGAAAAAATCACAGAGCACCAAAAACTTCTTTAATGAAgttcaacagaaaagaaaattaacaaaaaaaaaaaaaaaaaaaaaaagaaaaaaaaaagaaaaaaaaaaaaaaaaaaaaaaagaaggaaacgcACAAAATTCTTAGAACCGTGGTCTGAGCATCACCTGCAGGCACGTAAATCAGTTTCCGACATTTTATCTTGCTTCACACGGATCCAGGTAAAACAGTGCAGGTGCGGAGACGGTTAAGTAACTACgatgttaaaatgttaaaggGACTTTTCGGTGACTACAGCTACTATTacaaatttatgtaaaaatcTGTTACTCGGACAGCACGATGGACGCCATGAGAAAATTTTGAAGAGAAGGGTTGGGTACAGATGGGAGTAAAGAGTGAAGATTGAAGATTGACGAAAAGGAAAGTTGGGCTGGGAGTTGTGTCACAGACCTAGTGGCTGCATGCAGTTTATGAACTGCCTTTAATAAACCAGGTGGTAGGGATAGTATGTTTGCAGATCTTTATTTTACATGTCTTTATCTCGACACACATTCCATGACTCGTATCCATCAGGTGAAGAGGATAGGCGAGTGTCCAGAATACCCGttgttcgatacccgtgtggctcAGCAAACTTCTCCCCCAGTTTACCCAGGTGTCGGCTTGACTCTATAGTgtgttgggaaaggtaaggtagtgagggagaggagatgggtaccgCCCTCACAAGAAAGATGATCCCGAAAAAATGTGGTCTTTAACACTTCACTCCCGAACTATCTAAGGGCTAgtggatgacctttacctttatcaataaaaaaaaattaatttccttcGCTAcccagaaaacaaacacaaaaattcgTAGATTGTTTTCAGATAGTATCGGTGTGTAACGAAGTGTGTGGTCTTATTTTTGGAATCTTCAAAAGCGTGAAAGCCAACAGAAGCAGGAGTGGCTGAATCAAGGAAGAAAAGAGGATTAGGTCGTAACCGCATGAAAGCACTGTAGACAGCAGCAATATGCATTTTGAAGTGTtggacaaacacacataaaaaacacaaacacgcactcacacatttgcacaaacatacacataatcatcatcatcagcagcagcagcagccttatttttttaagtccaCGAATAGATGACAGCCTTTATGCTTATTTTATGACATGAATAACTTTTGGTAATGTATAACTGCAATACATTGTTTGAATAtctgaacaatattttatttcagacaaaatagaaaaaatatgggATAtctgaacaatatttttttcagacaaaatagaaaaaatattctgaacaatattttatttcagacaaaatagaaaaaatatgggATATCTGATCAATACTTTTTTcagacaaaatagaaaaatatgaatcTATAGTGGCCAGCAATTGTGAACTTAGCTATAAAGTACACAGTCATATATATTTAACATGAACAAGGGAATGTACTTTGAAACcagactttctttctttctctcattttgagATATTTCTTAGACCTGCTGACTTTGCTTAATAAATGCTaattaaatattgtgtgtgcTCACAATCTCAAATTTCATAGCCACATATATACAATATTTGTCCTATCGTCTCGCGCCTTAAATTCTTACTCttaaatattttccagaaaaatatacaaattattttattatcattattttattttcgatTAAAACCAGTGGTCATTGTAATAAGAAGTATCTATTAGAAAAGGCATGTATCTCAAGTTGAGAGATGATAATCCCACGGTATCCCTTTTTCACTTAGGGATGAACCAGAGATATAAGACTATTTAAGAGGAATTAACTGTTattttgcaacattttcctTAACATGTCGTGGGTTCCACTTGAAGATCATCAACCAGAGCAACAAGATCATTCCTCTGACACTCTCTCAATGCAGTTTTGAGAGCTTCAGCCGTTGCCTTCTCTGCAGCAGAGCGGCACCAGCATTTCAATAAGTAGTAATTCTGTTCCGACAGGTTCAGGGGATGTGCTTCTTTGGCTTCCTCCACTGTCTCATCCAAGACACCAAGATGACGGCATAGCTTCATGCCATCGCGAGCTATTTTCTTGGACACCTCGTGAATAATAGTCTTCTTTAtgtctgaaaaaatataataggAGATATCTACTTAATTTAAATCGTTCTactataaaaaagataaaagataaaacactAGCGTCTGAAAAATATATACTTGTCATTTTATGCTTTTGAATTCAATAACTATTGGGGATAAAGCGTAGATCATTTTTATTAGCTGATACTATCAATACTATTTCATGGACCATGTAAATGCACAGTTTGCAAtaaatttaaagttttgatATACATATTATCCACCAAGATTTACATACAAGACAGATTCAGATTTGTCGAGTAAAACCGAAAATGGCTCTATGGCTCCTAATGCTTACATCTGAAAGTAGAATCCCCAAGGCTTGTTGTGTTGTCTGGTAGATACTGTAACAAGGAAGAGCAGTACACCTTCTCTCGGTCTTTAGGATCGTCTGTTGAAATCCAGTTGGTCCCGCAGGCCAGCTGCTTCTGCGCTGCTTCTGCCGGAAGTGACGTCTCACTCTCTGAGATCTGGCGCAGTGTCCACTTGCCATCAGCGTCTTCCTGCAGGCTTTGGTAGGTAGAGGACCTGTGAATAAACTGTCTTCGCTTAGAGCTTGCAAATTCTCCATCGGAGTTCGAGGGCAAGTCTTGAAATTTGCGCAAATTTTCCGAAAATGTGTCGGAAACGGAGTGTTGAAACTTGAGAGTTCTTGCTGGACTGACACGAGTATCTCCGGCAACTCCTCGTAGACTGCCTGCTGATACACTGCGCCGGACGGTCTTAGGTGTGGAAGTTTGGGGACCTGGTGTGCAATCTGTCTGTAAGGCAGGCCAGTCAGTTATGCTATCTTGTTTTGTGATTTGAGCTTCAGTCTGGCTATCCCCAAGAGACCAGTCGACTATTCTGTTGTTACGATCACCATGATTCTCAAGCTCATGCGAAAGACAGGTGGCCTCGGACGGATGGCGACATCTTCCCTGCCATTGAGGTGATGGTGGTAAATCAGTCAATTCACAGCTTTGTGTACGacatctttccattttctttctgttcgtCACCTGCCTGGGTGGAAGTAGTTGAATGCCATCTACAGGGCCAGGCAAGACTGAAGGGGTTAAATTCCTCTCTTTCACGAGACTCAGTATCTTCTCTATGGTCGGAGAAACCTCGGGTgcttcaaaatattattaaacacaataaaagaatTGCAAATTATGCAGAATTATTGCAATGAAGCATCCATGTAGTTTTCTTAATTCAACGGACAACATTTCACATGATTATGCAATTCTATtttaaacatgtataattgcTTAAAATATACTTCAGTGATAGATTATTTGAATATTCATCTTACTTGCTTAGCCAATTTTTGATCGTATGGTTTATAAATTGTTAATGTATTTTGAGAAAgacatttcctttttctgacatttcatTTTGAACGGCCCAGAATGGCCAAAACCAGAAATACAAAAGCCTCCGTGAAAATACTTACATGATTTaactaaaattattaaaatggcTTTAAACGTCTCCAGATATCTatccttatttttacttattaacACCATCTTACCGTAGAAAAGGTCCTTTCCGTCAGACATTGCCAATGTCAGTTGAAACCATCCTTCTCCAGAGTCACGAAATATCACAAACTTTCCATTTAAAGAGGAAGACGAAGTGAAGCAAATGGTGTCTGTGTGAATGAAAACCAAAACTGCTTCTTTACATTTTGAACAGATTCCTGTATTTATAAGCATTTCGTCGTCTTGAAGAACTCGGCCATCGAGAATGGCGACTGTTGAAAACTGGTGTTGTGCGGACGTAGGACTGTCTATTTTGTGCATGAAATTCTTGACATCACCTACTGTAGTCTTTCCAGCATCATCGATAACTACATCATACAGACGTCGACTGGCTGATCGAACTCTGATGCAAACCCTTTCAGAGAACACATATGCTTTGACAGAGTCTGTGTCTTTAAATCGGCATTCGCTTGCAGTCATCTTATCAGACAAGCATTTGTCTCCGAAAAAGATgtccacattttctttcattgcacGACACTTGGTGCACACCTCTGACTTAATCTTGCTGATGCGATCATAAGGGTACATGCACACTGAGATGCTTGTTGCCTTACCTGACGACTCAGGTAGATGGAAAATCTCTACCTCAATAGTGATTTCCTGTTTCACTTCCACTGAAACAATGGAATTGTCTCGCAATGCTTGCTGAATGTCAAGTTTAGCATTCAGCttcttttttccaaaaacaattttgatgACTTCTGGCTCCACCTCTGTAACGAGCGCCAACTGTAGACGCAGCTGTGTCTCAGAAATTGAAGGTGATATTACAGTTAACATCTCTATTTTGCTGGTCTTTCTATCCGGTTTAAAGTggactttgagaggaactgcATCAGCTGCTTGAAAGTGAACATACATTGTCAGAGAGTTGTTTTTGGAGCCGTATGCTCCCAACCTTTCATCTCTGATTAGTAACCTCTTGCTAAAAGATGTACATAGTGCTGATTGTAACACTTGCTCCGAAACTAATCTGTTGTTGAGTATAAACCAAACACAATCAGGATGAACGACTTTGTGACGATGTTCGTTTTTTAAGAATCTTCcgagaaattttgattttagttCACTCAAACAGTCCGTGTTCTTTCCTTTAACGATGAAGTGTTTTTCGTAAAATACACCGCAACGATACACAAACGAAAATCGGATAGCTTTGATTTTAACTACTTTTACTGTCATTACTTGCTCACTACTGGCCTGGAGATGAAGTACATCAAATCTCTCCAAACGATGATCTTTCACAAAGAAGCAAAACTTTTCGTCTGAGGTGTGCTCATTAGTTTCTGGAAATGCTATTTGGACGATGTGCTGCTGGGTGAGTTCAGGATGTAGTCGAGTACATCTTGTCGTCACTTCGCCCTGTACAAGCAGATACCTGTCTGTCCGCTTTGCTGCGATCACAAAAATGCTCATGGTTTTTGATTTTACAGAAACCTCAATGATGGAGTCTCCCCTAGCAGAAAAATGGGATGACAGGTAGGAACGATTACCTGGAATATACGACTTTCCACAAGACCCAGTCGCTTCTGTGTGCCTCATATCAAAAATAACGTTTCGTCGTTCTGTTGAACTTGACACACTGCTAGAGAGATAGCTGTGCTGGCGTACACGCGTATTTCGAGCACGTAGGTTATATGGGTTCCTACTTtctgaaaaaagacaaaacccCATAAATTATTACTAATTTATAATCATGTATATTAAGTAGCATCACCTTTCTTCTACTAGCCTTACTCTGTTTCATCTGTATCGGTTTTGTTGAATGCAAACATCAATTAAACTGTAACCAGTTTAAACTGAAATCGCCTCAGCTATTTCCTACTTTCGATGTTGCATTAACATGTCATTGTTGGTCATTAGTATAAATAAATGCAGTGATTGATAGAttgatgtaaattttattttggaataAATAGGTAATAATTAATGTCAAACATGCATTttgaggcaagaacaggcaggctttcggcagggaaaatcatgTACCGACCAAATCGCTACTCTGCAAATTATTATCGagcagtccatcgaatggcagtcaccactatacataatctttgtagattttgagaaggcctttgactccgtagacagagaaaccatctggaaactgatgcagcactacggatttccaccaaagttcattgccatcatccagcagttgtatgaggactcgacatgccgggtgatacacaagggtaagctgactgaccccttcgcagtgaggactggagtgaggcaaggttgtatgctctcaccaacaatcttcctgatcgtcatagactggatcatgagaagaacaacctctaacagcaacacgggcgttcagtggaccttcgccaggcagcttgaggatctcgactttgcggatgacatcagcctgttgtcccacaagcaacaacacgcacagacaaagctcactcggctcgcagaagaagcagcaatgactggcctgaccatcaacatcaataagacagaggtaatgcgggtcaacataaagcaagaagccccactccaactacatgtggattgtattacagagtctgaccgtttcacctaccttggcagcatagtcagcagcaaagatggaggtacagatgacgatgtcagaagccgaataaacaaagccaggcttgcattccacaccctaagacctatctggaactccaaggctttgtctctacacaccaagatccgcatctttaacacaaatgtaaagtcagtccttctgtatggatcagagacatggcgggtgacaaatgccatcaccaacaagatacaggcattcgtcaacaaatgtctgcgccgcatccttaacatccgatggcctgagaagatctccaatgcagacctgtgggagagagccaaccaaaaacctgccagccaagacatcaagaagctgaagtggggctggattggccacactctacgaaagccagccgacaatttaacgcgacaagctctgggctggaacccacaggggaagcgcaaggttgggagaccccgacagacgtggaggagatcagtccacagagagacagagacagctggcatgacatggtcccaactagaaagggtgcccaggaccgggtccgatggcggggtgtggttgcggccctatgctccactgggggagtatatgaaagaagaagaagaagatgcaTTTTGAGTAACGAAGGAAAACGAGATCAGCAGGACgataaaaattcatttgtgCAATTCTAATAGACTCGTTACTCTAAATGTAATGACTAGAACAGCGTGTCCCTACCATATACATACCATCTCTTGGGAGGGCATCATAATAACTGACAGAAGAATCCTTCTCATATGATGAACTGTCATCAGATTGAACGGGAATTTTCGATTTTGGCACTGCCTCAAGAGACATGTCCTCGACGTCCAAGTGTGTCATGTCATCTTCATCACTCAAAGGGTTTCCTGCGCTGCTtctttgtaataaaagaaatatatcaataatttgtacaaaaacaaacttaaaattcgcttttttctttaaaagtatcCAAAAGTCTGATTGTGTCCGAACTATAAATTTTGTGCAATGTTATTCTTCAGGAGCCTTTTGTGTAGGTTCAGAATGTACAgagtataaaaagaaacaaacaaaataaataacagtataactgaaattgttttaaacaattatttttgtggagCTTTTGATTTCTCTGTCACTTAAAATCTCTAGCTGCTTTCTTTTATTGGCTGCTATAGTAAGTCTTGCTGACACTTACGCTTTACTAGATACAAACAAAATTTCTACTTCATTTGTATGTAATTTCTACCCTGAATCAAGGTATCAGTTAGACAGAGATTTTGAACCCAGGTTATCTCTTTTTCCGCCCACTGCAGCTACTCTACAAGTAAAAGAGACTGTGTCTAGTAAAACGGGATTTTCATTGTGACTAGATCACACCATTCGAGTGCTGTCGACACGATTCTTCAACCTTCACTTAgggatatgtgtgtatatataatatacattatatatgcATCACATCGGATTCACGTTGGTACTCTTTTTCTTTGGTCTACTTACAGAGGCGAGATTGTTTTGCTGGTAGGATTTTAATTCTACACGGTCTTACCTGTCTGAGGCCTGGCTACCTTCCGCCATCTTAGTTAAGTGTGTGAAAAGGCTTAAGCCCTAGCATCGTACCTGCACCGAGTGACAATGTGGCAGCTAAGATAGCAGTGCAAGAcgacaggcaaacaaacagcaCTCGCTGAAAAGTAACTGAAAAGTAACTGAAAAGTAACCCACTAACGCAGTGGCTGTGTGTGTACAACATTGCTGTCGGTCTAACGATACAAGTGGACTGGCGGACTATAGTACACGTAGACAATGTGTATTAGTGTATCGGCTATGTGCTTAGACCCTGGGAAGATTGTTATGTACTgcccattcccccccccccgcaaATTATTTAACAAATCAGTATATACACACTCTAAAACCCTTTGCAAGGATTAAATGTTGTGGGTCCATCAGCGATTCAGTTAATACCATTGCAGATCGACATTGTCCGATCCTGATATGTCAGAAATACACTACAGTTCTCTTAGTCACAGCAATTTGCCGTTTCCTGTTGATTTAGGCGAAAAAAAGATGTTCTGCTTCTACGAAAATGGCAGCGAAACAGAAATTTGTATagagtctgtaaaatatatggTTAAAATTAAAACCTTTCTAGAGcaaccaatatatatatacatagtaacaaaaccttttaattttttgtttgtggtttgcAGTGATAGTacatcattaataataacaatgattaTCACGACTACGTAGCAACCACATACCTCCTGCCGAGGGGAGAGTTCATGGCATATGCAAATTACACTCATGATGCTCACAAACACAAGCTAATTTTTACCAACCAgaactttttcatttgttcatccttTTGAAACTTATGAAAGGATACTGTTGAAAATTTTAAGCGTGAACTGTTCACTAAGAACACAGCAATGCCgatgatcattttttttattattaaataaaccaATTGTTAGCATCCAGCTTGTTCATACACGTATCAACAGGATACCTCAAACTGGAAGTTGTCGATCCTCCGATTGTGGCAAAGGTCATAGCCAGCATAATTCTCCACTACGCTCCATACAGGCCTCTCAGGCAGCAGACGAGATGCAAGCATGTCTTTGTCATCCTGTACTGAACTCGTATTGTTCAGACCTCGTGATTGACGtcccttgcttgtccctcaacaTTAACTTTATGACTATGATTCATTTAATATAACTTCATGTTGttataaacaaattcttaaagATGTACTGAAATCTGCGGACGCCTTGGATGATAAATAATGCTCCCCACCCCTGATTTAAAAAGCTGTCCGGGGGCACAACGGTtatcacctgtcaccaatacagtgaaggttggctgtcccgggttcagctctcgtctcaggcacgctgttctttctctgcttgtggcacctgtttacagggctggctgccttgccatgatatagcctgaGTTAcaggctcggcgtaaaacaccgatcccccagacacacacacactgatttaAAACAGGTTTTTCAGCAAAATTTCCAGGTCTTGTTTATCTTTGTCATTCGTACATGTACTCATGCACAATCACAGGATCACGGATGCAGGCGCTCACAGGCGaaagcatgcatacacacatacacaaagaaaaacaaacgagAATATAAAAATAGTAGGTAGTTCATTCCAGATTGTAGATACAAAGCTAATTATTGAGTCTCGGTTAACCACTTCCATAAGATTGGAGTATTTTTGTCACACAGATGGGTGACGCCACGTTTCAAGTGGTCACCGACTGGTCAGGATATAGAAATAGCAAACTGTTGTATAATTCAAAATTCCATAAAAGTTCATCTTGCTGTAACAAGTGATGATAGAGAGTGATAACTgactattatttataatttaagtaTCAAAATTCGGACTTAATATCTACATCCATCGTGTACCAGGCAAACATATATTGGAATCAGGGTTCCCCACCtaccttcctttttttgtttgattgcgTGTACGTTACCCTTCGCCATGGCTGTATATACGAGTATGTTTGCTTCTATAtgtggaatgtgtgtgtgttcatcaatagaattttaatttatttttatttatttttattgcttgcaGGAATTGTATCTACACTTTTTAATATTAGAAAATTAAAGCTGTTGAAAATGTAATGTCTTATTTCTTTGACATGACTGACTTAAATGGAGGGaaagtgaagttttttttatcaaagaattATACATATCTGTCTCTTGAaagaatataataattattttagaagatttattttatagCATTGTTAAACTTATTACGGGCGCCGTTACAGGAGATGACGGGAcatagaaaagaaaggaaaaaacagtgaaaggagagagagagagaagagcagaGCTGTAATTCTAATTTCCAAATTTATTCAGTCAGCAAGGTGACAACAATGGTTataagaaaatagaaatgaaacaatttatttaccaAGAGACTAAATTTAGCGTAATTACCACAATCAACATAAAATAGCGATTAACCTGAACTCTAGAACTACCCTACCCTCcctctgtccctccctctctttctcagtCTATTAGACTATTCTTTATACATCAGCAGATGTTAGGTCTAACAATTTTAAGTGCGATCATAAAATTCCAAGCTGTCGTACATCCTTCCTCATTGGTTCAATTGGACTGAATTTCTTCTTAGGTTAGCCAGAGAATTCATTTGTTCAGTTTTGaagataacattttctttctctgtaaaaagttcttagattttttatttcttgccttttctttcttcttctaatcttttcttcttctagtctttttcttcttctagtcCTTCCTTCTgacattcattctttcttttcttcataataattgaaaaaaggaattaatggagaaaagacactttttgttttttttcatgggATCTTCAGAGCATCATTCTAAATTTGCAAAAATCTTCAgaataaaacacaccaaacatTACACCAACTATCACCATTTGCCAAACATTCTAACAAACTTTCTATTTCTGTAGAAAATCTAACATAATTATCAACAGGCTTAAGGAGAAAAGAATGCTCGATATGTCAAAAACTGTAtctaaatatatgtatttaaaaatgtgaggTTTCTTTGTTATTATCGGCTTGTTCGTGTtgacataaaataatgtgaacAGGAATCACTATTAAtctaaacaaaacacacactgATATAGCGATCGCGGAAGAACTTTCTAACCTTTCTTTGAGTTAGTCCTAAAAGAACATTGATCCATAATATTCATAAGCCAAAACCACTTTAAGTCTGAGTCAGAATGCCAACCAAACAGCGAGCTAGACTGATAATGTCTGTCAGACACTATACATATTCACTGTCTCATTAatgctccatttttttttgttgttatgttttcattaaaacagaaatgaattttAGGCCCTTGTCAGGAACAGGTACTTGTTTACTTGGGAAAAACTGTGGCAAAAACTACGTTTGAAATTATTCAATTATTTTGCACGAATTCCGAATTTATGCCGTTAGAACTGCACTCCACATTTACATAATAGGAATAGGAAACggaaattaaattaattttaaaatctcttatggtaaaaaagaaatatgtagtTATTTAGCATACGTTTTCCTGGAATCCTTCACATGCCAAAAGTTCCTTTTGAAGATCGTCAATAAGTGCTACGACATCGTTTCTCTGGCACTCCCTCAGTCCCTTCTTTAGGGCCTCTATTGTTCCCTTCCGGCCAGCAGAGCGGCACCAGCAAGTTAACATGAAGTAGTTTTGTTCCGTTAGTTTTCCAGGATGTTCTTCTCGTGCTTCTGCGATCGTTTTGTCCAAGACACCAAGATTACGACATAGCTCTGGACCATTATTGCCTATCTGCTTGGCCACCTCATTAACAATTCTTCTGTCTATGTctgaaaatcaaataatttGATATGTGTACAATATTTATACCGTTTTTATAACTCTTATAGCAGATAGAGTAAAAGGTCAGACAAT
The Pomacea canaliculata isolate SZHN2017 linkage group LG2, ASM307304v1, whole genome shotgun sequence genome window above contains:
- the LOC112557167 gene encoding uncharacterized protein LOC112557167, translated to MERCRTQSCELTDLPPSPQWQGRCRHPSEATCLSHELENHGDRNNRIVDWSLGDSQTEAQITKQDSITDWPALQTDCTPGPQTSTPKTVRRSVSAGSLRGVAGDTRVSPARTLKFQHSVSDTFSENLRKFQDLPSNSDGEFASSKRRQFIHRSSTYQSLQEDADGKWTLRQISESETSLPAEAAQKQLACGTNWISTDDPKDREKVYCSSLLQYLPDNTTSLGDSTFRYIKKTIIHEVSKKIARDGMKLCRHLGVLDETVEEAKEAHPLNLSEQNYYLLKCWCRSAAEKATAEALKTALRECQRNDLVALVDDLQVEPTTC